GCCAGAGGGTCACCTCATGGGCCGTACGGTATTTGCAGGCAGTCTGTTCTTCTTTGCTGATCAGGCTGCGCAGTTCCTCACCCCGGGGAATCACCTCGCCTCTGCTCAAGGCACTTTCATCAAAATCCGGTTCCATGCGGACCACAGCCATGGACGGTAACGGCGAAAGGAAATGGGGATAAACCATTTCCAGAAGATGCTGGGTAAACTTAGGGAATTGCGCGTCAACTTTCAACCGGACCCTGGCGGCCAGAAAAGCAAACCCTTCCAGGAGACGTTCCACATAAGGATCTTCACATTCAAATTCGCCCAGCCCTAATCGTCCGGCAATCTTGGGAAATTCCTTTGCAAATTCCCCCCCCATTGCACGGATGTACCGTAATTCACGGTTGTAATATCTGAGCAGATTCGGATCCATAATGTTTAGCTGTCGTCCTTTACTTCTATCTGCCCCAGTTCAAGATCCAGAACAGATTTGAGGTAAAGATGCTCAGGCATGGGCTCTGCCCAAAGATCTCCCTCGATTTTAAAAACCACAATATTGGGATAACGGTGCTCGTCATAATGGTTGGCTTTAAAGTCAGGCGAATTCAGTTCGTCTTCACCGACCACGTGCACCCTGAGGGACTGGGGAATAATCCGGGGTTCAAAATTGAGAATGGCCTCTTCAATGGCCCGCTCCAGCACCTCGTCACTTTTACTGCCGGCCGTCAAACCTGAAAAATTACGGATCCCAAAATTGAACACAGATTTTCTGACCTCAGGATACGCTTTAAGTTCTTCTTCTCCTGTTTCAAAACAGATGGCGTTCAAAAGCCAGTTCAAATCCTGCAGAACCGAAGCTCTCAGTCTACTGAAAGACATGATGCTTTTGTCATGGGGCTCGGTCTGTTTGCCGGGCTCGTCGTCTTTAAGCCGCTCTAAAAGTGAGGGCTGCAGCATTTCTTTTTTAATGTGATCGGCCATGGATCAGCCCTTGCTTACTTCCTGCCCATCCGTATTAAGTTGTCGGATATCCAGCAGGGGATAATCGGCCTGATCGGTGGCCAGCATTCTCTGACCTTTGCCGTGATATACCCCGTCGGCGACCTCTTCCCACGCCGTCTTTTTGGCCAGCCGGATGGCTGAATCAGCAGAGAGCTGCGAACCTGGATACCGTGACGGAATGAGTCCATAGATTTGACCGCTGTTTTCCCATGTAAAATAAGCCGGCAGCCATACAAAGTCGCGCAGGTCTTCGGGTGGCTCAACGGTGATGCTTTGGATTCTTTCAAAGGGGACCCAGTAATAATTGCCCTTGATAATAACTTCAAGGACAGGCCCCATTCTGGCATCTGCATCGGCTATCCATTTAAACGAATTGCCGTCAATTTCGCCAGAACTTTCCCGGGCCAGTTCAAACGCTTCATTGCGCATCAATTGGGCTTGATCATATTGTTTTTCAGCCGTCAGCTTAAGCGCTTCCAGCAGCAACGCCATCCACTGGGTCGGCTCACCAAATATAGTCGGCTGACAACGGCCGGCAAAAATTTCGGCTCTTAACGTCTCACATGCAATGGCCTGCCGGTAAAGATGCACCATCGGCAGGGTCCCTGGGTCCAGATCGGCAAGGACATCCAGTTGAGTCAGGGCTCTTTGCCACTCACCGTTCACAACCAGCAGTTGAAAAAGAAAAATACGGTCCCGGCTGTTTTCCGGCCGGCTGCGGATCTGCTCTGTCAGCTTTCCCAGGGCACCTTCCAGATCTCCTTTTTGAAAATACGCTTCTGCAAGCATCATTTGCCTTTCCGGTACAGGTTTACCGTTTTTTCCTGCTTTCGCTCAAATTCCCTATGCAGGAGGATGTTGATCGAAAGCAGGAGAACTATAAACGGTTGGATTTGTGGTTTCGGGCGGAGAGCGTCCATGCCCAAATCGCCCACAGTTTACTCCTCAATGTTTTTTTCAATGTTCCAATTCATCGTAATTTCCGCATCACCTGTCCCATCTTCTTTTTGGGGGGTATAGGCGGTCTCCATTTTGGCAAAATTCAAAGAAACATTTTCTGTGAGCCGGTCTTCACCGCCGCTGCCACCAGTGCTCACGGAGGTTATCAGCACCTGATTCATAGTAATTTTCAAATAGTCAATGGGATCCTTACCTGCTTTCCGGACAACCAGAACCGCTTCATCAAAATGTGTTCCGTCGCAGCAAGCCCTCATCAGTTCAGGCGTTGCTTTGTCAATATACTTTGTCAGAGAAATATCCTGTATACTGACTTTGCCGGCACCACCGCCGCCGCCCGAATGAGTCGTGCCGGATTGGGCCATTCCCCAGCTCCAGGCAAGCACATCAATCTCATCTTCATGTCCGTCAATCTTTGACTCGCCATCCACACCATCAATTTTTAAAAGACAATCAAAAGCCATTTTTTTTCTCCTACTTGTTTACGTTTCTAATTAACCATGAAAGTTATCATGTTTTTCCCGACGGCAGCTTGGAAACAAGCCGCAGGGAAACAGTCAAGCCCTCTAACTGGTAGTGAGGCCTTAAATGAAAGGTAGAGGTATAATACCCCGGGTTGCCCTCCACCTCTTCGACTTTAATTTCAGCCGCCGCCAGCGGTTTACGGCATTTTTCTCTTTCTCCGGCACTGGCAGGGTTGCCGACGACATACTGCATAATCCACTTATTTAACCACCGCTGCATGTCATCGGCTTCTTTGAACGTGCCCACTTTATTGTAGACAATGGCTTTCAGGTAATGGGCAAAACGACAGCAGGCAAACAGATAGGGCAGACGGGCAGACAAATTGGCATTGGCAGTGGCATCCGGATCATCGTACTCAAAGGGCTTTTGAAGGGACTGAGCACCAATGAACGCAGCAAAATTTGAATTTTGCTTATGGAGCAACGGCATAAAACCCAATTTTGCAAGTTCTGCCTCCCGTCTCTGCCCAATGGCTATTTCCGTAGGGCATTTCATATCCACACCGCCGTCATCCGTGGGAAAGGAGTGCACCGGCAGTCCTTCAACAGCACCGCCGGCCTCCACGCCTCGAATCCGAGAGCACCATCCGTAGAGCTTGAAAGACCGGGTAATATTGGTGGCCATGGCATAGGCGGAATTGGCCCAACAATACTTACCGCTGTCTGCCCCTTCGGTATCCTCTTCAAAATCAAATCTCTCAACGGGCTCTGCTTTTGCGCCATATGGGCGGCGTGCCAGAAACCTGGGCATGGCAAGACCGATATATCGGGAATCTTCCGATTCCCTCAAGGCCCGCCATTCTGCATAATCAGCCCCCTCAAATCGTTTAGACAAATCAGCCGGATCCATCAGTTCTTTCCAGTCGCTCATCTGCATGACGCTCTCGGCAGCCCCGCTGATAAAGGGCGAATGGCTGGCGGCAGCAATTTTCGCCATTTCACCCAGCAACTCAACATCCTGGGAACTATGATCAAAAAAATAATCGCCAACAAGACACCCAAACGGTTCACCACCTAGAAGATCCAGCCCTTCTCCGTATATTTTTTTAAAGATGGGACTTTGATCCCACCGGACCCCTTTAAATTTTTTGAGGGTCTTGGAAAGCTCATTTTTACTGATGTTCAACACCCGAATTTTCAACATTTCATCTGTTTCAGTATTGTTAATAAGATGGTGAAGCCCTCGCCATGCGCCTTCCAGCTGCTGAAAATCCGGGTGATGAAGAATCTGGTTGATCTGCTCGGTGAGCTTCTGGTCAATGGCGGCCTTAATGGCTTCTATGGTGTTAACGGCATTGGAAGAAACAAGATTTGTATCTTTAAGCACATACTCGGCAAGGGTTCGTACGGCACTTTCCACTTCATCCTTTGCCCGGTCGGATTTTGGCTTGAACTCCTTTTGCAGCAAAGATGCAAAATCATCGGGCTCAAGCACCTGTGCTTCTTTCTCTATCCCGCTGGTGGTTTCCTGTTCGGTCATGATTTTACTCCTTGGATTCAGAAGATTCGTTATCAGGTGATTCACCGGCAGTATCCTGCCCCTGAGCCGATGTCAGGGCCTTTTGCAGGGTCTCATCCTGAATCAAATCTGCGATGAGATCCTCCGCACCGGTTTTTCCATCCATCTGCGTTAAAAGGGTGTCCAGCTGAGTACGGGCCTCCAGCAATTGCTTCAACCCATCTACATTACGGGCAATCGCCTCCGGAGAGAAATCTTCCAGGCTCTCGAAGGTCAGATCAACGGCGATTTCGCCTTCGCCGGTGATGGTATTGGGAACCCTGAAAGCAGCGTGAGGCCTCATGGCTTTAAGCCGGTCCGTAAAATTATCGGCATCAATATCTAAAAATTTTCGGTCCGGGACCGGCGTGACCGGCTCATCCGGCCTGGGTTTTCCGGCCAGGTCCGCCATTACTCCCATTACAAATGGAATTTGAATCTTTTTCTCAGCACCGTAAAGTTCTACATCGTACTCAATCTGGACGCGCGGGGGCCGATTACGACCGATGAATTTCTGGCTGCTTTGGGCCATATCTTTTCCTCCTTGCCTAACGGGGTTTACTATTTTATTTATTTCATATTAATACTTAAATAGGTTTCTGAGTTAACTTCATATTTTTTGTGGGCCGGATCTGGGAACTGATAAGCCAGACCGTCCCCTGGCTATTCTTTTGATTTTTTTTCTTTTGCTGCCTCTGTTACGCCTACAAGGCTTTGTATCTTTTTCACACTGTCAGGCGCCATATCCTCAAGAATTTCCATAAAATTTTTTTCCACCAGCCTGCCGGCACGCTTCAACAGCAAAGGCACAGGACTGGCCGGTTCATTCTCGGCATAGTAGTCGCAAATCACATCCAGCATCCGGTGAATGTCACGCCTGCTTCTTATGGGCCCCGGATTCATGGAAACAGGTGCGGAAACAATTTGATCCGGTTGCGAAATATTGGTATTTTCATCCCTGTTTTGCTCATCTGAAATTTGGGGCGCCTGCCCGATCCGGTCGGCCATAATTTTGTTAACATTTTCCAAAACATTGACAAGTTGGTCAAACTTAACGGAATCCTCCGGCTCAACTTTTTCATCTAGTACTTTTTTAAGGGCTTTCACCTCTTTTAGCGCATTATCAACATCACGCTGTATTTTCTGCAGAATTTCGGGGTCAGAATCCTTAAACGCCGCATCAATTAATTGTATTCCAGGGAGTTCTTTCCCCGCCTCCTCATCTGTGGCGACAGGTTTTATAATTTTGTTGGCAATATGAATATCACGTAACCCGTAACGCCCCATTTTCGTGGAATCGCATAAGGGTATCCTCATGATGGGGGAAATAAAACGATTATCGTCATTAAGTTCCCACAATACATTGATCCGTTCGGTGGGATCGTTGTCATCCTCAACATCAAGCAGAGGATAAACGGTATCCCAATACTGTTCAATGAATCCACGAATCAACCGCAAACCATCATATAAGCCGGAAATCCCCTGTACTTCTATCAAAGCCCTGGCCAAAATAACGGCAAGTCTCAAATCATGTGTATTTCCCAACAGTTCCAGTGCCGTTTTTTGGATCTCTTTCCAGTTTGGCTTACTCAACACCTTTCCATCCGGATCTTGCTTTGGTTCGGTATTTCGCGAAAGCTCGGACAGATCGGCAGAGGATGCTTCCTCTCCCGAAGGCGCTTCAGGCGAGATCTCTTTCAGCAAATTCTCCAGATCAATTCGGCTCAATGCGGTTCTCCCTTATGGTGTTCGTTCCATCCGTCAAGAAAGTTGAAAATGCAGATGCCGGCGGCAGGGACTTATACACCCGCAGGCATGGCCTGACGTCCTTGGAACCGGCTGTAGTCCAAATACTGTATTTTGTCATAAATTTGTCCATAAGGCCACTGCTTAAATCTGCCAGGGCTTGTTCCGTCCTCCCCATCGTCTCCATATCAACATACAAAGCCCCCTCCGGATTATTTTGGCAGCTGGCATACGGCCTGATGACAGGAAAATGGATACGATGCCTATCTTCATCAAACCGTGGCATGTCAAAATCATCCTGCAGCGCGGAAAGTGCAATATTTTCAACCTGTTCAAACCACTCTCCAGACTGGATCAACAGCCGGGAAACAGTCGTTTTTTCTGATATTGATACTGCCAGGGTCAAAGGAAAATACCGCCCCACCCTGTCAACACTGGGAATCAGCACCCCGGCCCATGCATTTTCGCCACAAACACCGGAACTGAGACAAAATCTCCAGATAGGGCTGGTCAAAAAAATATCCAACCATTCTGTCCCCAAAACCTTTTGGCTTGCCGCAATGGAATCCTGGAGCCATGCATCCCACGCGTGTATAAAATCGGCAGGCAGTCCCCGGGAAACAAAATCTCCCAATATCGGAATTTTGCCATACATTCCCAATCTGTCCTCGGCGAAATTCACAACGCCTCCGGGCAATGGAACGACTGCAGTTCAGTCGATCCAAACGGGTTGACAACACTTCCGGCAACCATTCTGTAACGGGCGTCATGCCCATTCACTGTGAATGTCACGATAAATTGGTTCTTGCTTTTCCTGGTCATCCTTGCACTGTCCAGGGCACGGAACCATGCCCAGGGGCCCTCTTTCCGATCTTGGAAGATGTTGCCGTCAAAGGTTCTAAACCCCCACTCAACCACAGACACAGGTGAACCGCCCGATTCCGGCCACTGAAATGTTTGGGTTCGAGACCGCCCATGACTATATTTAATGGTTTTGCCTCCGATACTCAGTTGGAATTCTTTGGCCGAAGCATCTAGGGATTCAGGCTTTAATTCAAATTTAATAAATGGCGTTGGGTTTCCCATAAAATAAATCTGCCGGATCCGTTCAGACCGTTTAAACTGTTCCAGGCTGCCGGCAGACACCAACCCTAACCGATGGTTGTCTATCACTTTTTCCTCCCAGTCGGCATTGGAGAACGGCTTGATATATTCCCTTAAAAACGTATCAATAATCCCGTTTGACTGAAAAAAACGGTTGAAATCATCCAGGGCTACATCTTCAGAACTGCTTTTCGACAATGGATACCGCCCGGCAAGTGTTTCCCTGTAGGGTGCCACCACCTCAGCCTTCCATATACTGTTAAGCTCCAGTTTTGCAGATTTAAGCATGGTTTTCCGGGCCGATTCCGTCAGTGAAGAGAGCCAGGTATTGAACGGGGCAGGAAGTTGTTCCGCATACTTCCAGGTGGACGTAATTAAGTCGCCGCCACTTTGTATCCGCTGTTTTAAATCATCCAGGGCGACGTCTGAACTATCATACCGGTCCATTAAATCACGCAGTTTTTCCAGCCTGGTGATGATTTCATCCAAAAGCGGTGGATCGTCTTCACTTTCTTTGATCAATTCATTCAGCCGTTTGAACTGTTTGATCTTTCTTGATAATTCTTCAGAAAAAGGTGCTTTCCCCTCTAAAAAGGAGGTATTCGCATCGATTTCTTTGAGCAGTTTTTTCAAGGGGTTGTCTTTGCCGGCGGTCAGGCGGTGGAGTATTTTGTTGGTATGATACACATCTTTGGACGGCTTGATGGACAATTTGTTTAATAAAAAAGCCCATTTCTGGATATAGTCAATAAAATAAACCCGCTGAAGGTTGTCGTACAATGTTTTGGCGTCAGCCGTCCCTTTTTCGGCATCTGCATTTTCCAACACCCAATTCTGCTGTATGGCATTTTCAATAAACCCGGTTCCCTGCTTGTTGAAAATTTCGTCGTATCCAATGGCAGTATACAATCCAGGTATTGACATTTTAAGGATTGAGGGGCCAAAAATCTGTTCAATAAACAGAATGTCTTTCACCTGGAAATCGTATTTTTTGATCGGCAGGTATGCGCTTTTCAGCTGATTATATATTTGTTTATATAAAGGCACGGAATTGAGTTTTTCCCTTGCATCGGTAATCAGTATCGCATTCAGCGGTTTAAGATCCCGCTTAAAATCCGATAAAAGCAAATCTTTTATATGGGTCCTGTAATCCACCCTGAACTGTTCCGGCTCTCTTTGAAAATTCTTGTCCCAGTCCTCTCCGATTATTTTCACGGCCAGATCAAGGTCTGCTTTTCTTTGCTCTGGAGAACGGCGCTCCAGCATCAAGTAGACTTTTAAAAGATCATAAAGATCCCCCGCCTTATCCTGATCCATAAAACTGAACTGAGCAATGCCGGCGGCAAGGCGCTGCTCAAGCCGCCTTGTGATCACAGGAAGAAGCTGGGCTTTTAATAATTTTTCATAGGATCGGTCAATCTGGTCATTAACTTTGGACCGCTGATCCAGCCCCATGCCCATCCATTCGGCACTATTTTCCTGAACAAGGCCGGCGGATTTGAACAATGCCAGTTTTTCATGAAGGTTTTTTACCCCGCTCTCCCAGTCATTGGCTGTACCGGAAATATTTTCATAGCCGGCAACGGCATCCTTAATTTCAACAAGATAACCTTTATTGTTGACAAAACTGAGCATCCACCCCAGGAAGACAGCGGACGTGACCACAAGAACCGTTGCATAGGCCAGATATTTCAACCACCGTTTCCTGTGTTCAACCTTGGGGTCTGCACCGGCCATTTCAGATTCAGGAAACACCACTTTTGCCAGCAGATCATAGATAAAATAGCTTTTGCCTTCACCACTGTATATGGGTACGGTTTGCTCATCCAGGCCATAGGTTTTTGACAAAACGCCCATGATCCGATCAATGGGCATCCCTTCCTGGGTAGCACTGGTAAAGTAGATGCCCCGTGTTAACAGGGGCCGTTCAAACCGGCTGGAGTCAAATGTTCGATGGATAAAATCCATAATCGCCGGTTTTATCAAGGCCATCTGCCTGGGAAAATCCAGGATCAGGCTGCGGCGCCGAATATCTGATTCTTCATGAACCCGGTTCAGCATCATCCGGTTCAACCGGGTCAACAGTTCCTCAAAATCGGTGTCAAATCCTGTAAGAAATGCATTGGTCTGTTCAGGGTCATTTCCCTCAAATGTCCTGCCCCAGACTTGCGCTCTTTCTTCCGGGCGGAAAAAGGCAAAAAAATCCGAAAATCCGGCAATGAGATCACATTTTGTGAAAACCATATAGATGGGAAACTTAATTCCCAGGGTCCCATGCAGTTCCTCGATTCGCTGCCGGATCTCCCTGGCGTGCTGTTGTCTTTGCTCATCGGTTTTGCCTAACAGGTCGGAAATACTGGTCGCCACCAACACCCCATTTATCGGCCTGCGGGAACGAAATTCCTTGATGAGCTTGAGAAACCCCTCCCAGGCAGCCTGATCAACGGCCTGATGGCTGTCCTGGGTCGTATAGCGGCCGGCAGTATCCAGAAAAATGGCATCATCGGTAAAAAGCCAGTCACAGTTTCTCGTTCCGCCCACACCCTTTATGCCCTGTTTAAATTCCATGTGATCTGAAAAAGAGGATGCAATCCCGGAATTCATCAGAAGCGTGGTTTTACCGCAGCCGGGTGCGCCAATGATCACATACCAGGGCAATTTATACAGATACTGGTTGTCACGCCCCTTGTTTGATCTGATGCGCTTAAGATTCTGCAACGCTTCCTCAAATTTTAACCGCAGAATCTTCAATTCTTCTCGTTGTTTTTCTTCAATTTCCAGTTCAGACTCAGCGATTTTTTCCAAGAGCAGCTGATCAATTTTTCCTGAACGGGCTCTGACGCCAAGATTGTACACAGCCCAGATCACAACGATAAAAAGTATGACCAGCAAACGATTTATCTCAGGTGCCAAAATTCTTTTTCCTGCAAATCCGAACAAAGGGCCTGCAAACCAAATCATGGCGCATATCGCGATGACACCGACACTTTGTATGAACCACTTGTGTTTAATAAATTTGATCAAAAATTTCATGGATCACCTGATATGAATGTCTATGCGACGGTTGATGGCCCGGTTCTCTTTAGAATCGTTCGGCACGATCGGTTCGGCGTACCCCATGCCCTTGGACGTCAGGCGGTCCGCAAGCGAAGGCTGGGCATTGCGCATGATTTTTGCGGCTTGTTGGGCCCGTGCCTCGGATAACTTGTGATTATCCGGAAACCGGATAGAAAATCGGATTCTCTGGTTGTCCGAATGCCCGAGAACATCAATCCGGGAGGTGTCATCTTTCAATTCATGCGCAAGTTTTATAAAAATGGGATAAAGCGCCTTTTTTATTTCATCTTTTCCGGATAAAAAGGCATTGGGGATACGAATAACCGGCCCGTCAAGTACACTGACCTTGTTTTCGGCGATCTCCAATGACAGTAATTTTCTAAATCTGTCACTTTCATCAAACGCCGGCTTTTGTTCCGGTAAAAATTTTGCAGGTTCCGGTATCTTTACGGGTTTTATCTCCTTTTTATCCGGAATCGGGGTCAAGGTTTCAGCACCAATGGCGACAATACGGTCATAAACCGTATCCGAGGCTTTTGAGATGGTAAAAAGAAAGATGCTGAAGCTTACGAGCAGAAACAGACCGGCAACGGCTGCGACAACCCACAGGGGAACATAACGGATTAAAGGATTGCTTATCGGCCTGCCATGCCAATGAACGGACAGATTTCGATCAGGATCTCCTTCGGTCTGCTGA
This window of the uncultured Desulfobacter sp. genome carries:
- the tssA gene encoding type VI secretion system protein TssA, which gives rise to MSRIDLENLLKEISPEAPSGEEASSADLSELSRNTEPKQDPDGKVLSKPNWKEIQKTALELLGNTHDLRLAVILARALIEVQGISGLYDGLRLIRGFIEQYWDTVYPLLDVEDDNDPTERINVLWELNDDNRFISPIMRIPLCDSTKMGRYGLRDIHIANKIIKPVATDEEAGKELPGIQLIDAAFKDSDPEILQKIQRDVDNALKEVKALKKVLDEKVEPEDSVKFDQLVNVLENVNKIMADRIGQAPQISDEQNRDENTNISQPDQIVSAPVSMNPGPIRSRRDIHRMLDVICDYYAENEPASPVPLLLKRAGRLVEKNFMEILEDMAPDSVKKIQSLVGVTEAAKEKKSKE
- the tssE gene encoding type VI secretion system baseplate subunit TssE; the protein is MADHIKKEMLQPSLLERLKDDEPGKQTEPHDKSIMSFSRLRASVLQDLNWLLNAICFETGEEELKAYPEVRKSVFNFGIRNFSGLTAGSKSDEVLERAIEEAILNFEPRIIPQSLRVHVVGEDELNSPDFKANHYDEHRYPNIVVFKIEGDLWAEPMPEHLYLKSVLDLELGQIEVKDDS
- the tssB gene encoding type VI secretion system contractile sheath small subunit, with protein sequence MAQSSQKFIGRNRPPRVQIEYDVELYGAEKKIQIPFVMGVMADLAGKPRPDEPVTPVPDRKFLDIDADNFTDRLKAMRPHAAFRVPNTITGEGEIAVDLTFESLEDFSPEAIARNVDGLKQLLEARTQLDTLLTQMDGKTGAEDLIADLIQDETLQKALTSAQGQDTAGESPDNESSESKE
- a CDS encoding type VI secretion system tube protein Hcp; the protein is MAFDCLLKIDGVDGESKIDGHEDEIDVLAWSWGMAQSGTTHSGGGGGAGKVSIQDISLTKYIDKATPELMRACCDGTHFDEAVLVVRKAGKDPIDYLKITMNQVLITSVSTGGSGGEDRLTENVSLNFAKMETAYTPQKEDGTGDAEITMNWNIEKNIEE
- a CDS encoding type VI secretion system accessory protein TagJ translates to MMLAEAYFQKGDLEGALGKLTEQIRSRPENSRDRIFLFQLLVVNGEWQRALTQLDVLADLDPGTLPMVHLYRQAIACETLRAEIFAGRCQPTIFGEPTQWMALLLEALKLTAEKQYDQAQLMRNEAFELARESSGEIDGNSFKWIADADARMGPVLEVIIKGNYYWVPFERIQSITVEPPEDLRDFVWLPAYFTWENSGQIYGLIPSRYPGSQLSADSAIRLAKKTAWEEVADGVYHGKGQRMLATDQADYPLLDIRQLNTDGQEVSKG
- the tagF gene encoding type VI secretion system-associated protein TagF; protein product: MYGKIPILGDFVSRGLPADFIHAWDAWLQDSIAASQKVLGTEWLDIFLTSPIWRFCLSSGVCGENAWAGVLIPSVDRVGRYFPLTLAVSISEKTTVSRLLIQSGEWFEQVENIALSALQDDFDMPRFDEDRHRIHFPVIRPYASCQNNPEGALYVDMETMGRTEQALADLSSGLMDKFMTKYSIWTTAGSKDVRPCLRVYKSLPPASAFSTFLTDGTNTIRENRIEPN
- the tssM gene encoding type VI secretion system membrane subunit TssM, which gives rise to MKFLIKFIKHKWFIQSVGVIAICAMIWFAGPLFGFAGKRILAPEINRLLVILFIVVIWAVYNLGVRARSGKIDQLLLEKIAESELEIEEKQREELKILRLKFEEALQNLKRIRSNKGRDNQYLYKLPWYVIIGAPGCGKTTLLMNSGIASSFSDHMEFKQGIKGVGGTRNCDWLFTDDAIFLDTAGRYTTQDSHQAVDQAAWEGFLKLIKEFRSRRPINGVLVATSISDLLGKTDEQRQQHAREIRQRIEELHGTLGIKFPIYMVFTKCDLIAGFSDFFAFFRPEERAQVWGRTFEGNDPEQTNAFLTGFDTDFEELLTRLNRMMLNRVHEESDIRRRSLILDFPRQMALIKPAIMDFIHRTFDSSRFERPLLTRGIYFTSATQEGMPIDRIMGVLSKTYGLDEQTVPIYSGEGKSYFIYDLLAKVVFPESEMAGADPKVEHRKRWLKYLAYATVLVVTSAVFLGWMLSFVNNKGYLVEIKDAVAGYENISGTANDWESGVKNLHEKLALFKSAGLVQENSAEWMGMGLDQRSKVNDQIDRSYEKLLKAQLLPVITRRLEQRLAAGIAQFSFMDQDKAGDLYDLLKVYLMLERRSPEQRKADLDLAVKIIGEDWDKNFQREPEQFRVDYRTHIKDLLLSDFKRDLKPLNAILITDAREKLNSVPLYKQIYNQLKSAYLPIKKYDFQVKDILFIEQIFGPSILKMSIPGLYTAIGYDEIFNKQGTGFIENAIQQNWVLENADAEKGTADAKTLYDNLQRVYFIDYIQKWAFLLNKLSIKPSKDVYHTNKILHRLTAGKDNPLKKLLKEIDANTSFLEGKAPFSEELSRKIKQFKRLNELIKESEDDPPLLDEIITRLEKLRDLMDRYDSSDVALDDLKQRIQSGGDLITSTWKYAEQLPAPFNTWLSSLTESARKTMLKSAKLELNSIWKAEVVAPYRETLAGRYPLSKSSSEDVALDDFNRFFQSNGIIDTFLREYIKPFSNADWEEKVIDNHRLGLVSAGSLEQFKRSERIRQIYFMGNPTPFIKFELKPESLDASAKEFQLSIGGKTIKYSHGRSRTQTFQWPESGGSPVSVVEWGFRTFDGNIFQDRKEGPWAWFRALDSARMTRKSKNQFIVTFTVNGHDARYRMVAGSVVNPFGSTELQSFHCPEAL
- the icmH gene encoding type IVB secretion system protein IcmH/DotU; this translates as MSGSDPFDFVDNDKTIVRPRPAGRQIPQPSREASPPSDIQEKDIRAVYLEKSNIFIANSFALLSLIPKIRNLPIYNNIDGLYQNLLNEIKQFEHRCYEQSVTEEDVRVSKLFLCALLDEAVLNTPWGNQSDWKYDNLSAFFFRHINMGNVFFDELEKLKRRPSRTLELLKLAYVCLSLGFQGKYRTINQGSRRLEEEREELHRLIQQTEGDPDRNLSVHWHGRPISNPLIRYVPLWVVAAVAGLFLLVSFSIFLFTISKASDTVYDRIVAIGAETLTPIPDKKEIKPVKIPEPAKFLPEQKPAFDESDRFRKLLSLEIAENKVSVLDGPVIRIPNAFLSGKDEIKKALYPIFIKLAHELKDDTSRIDVLGHSDNQRIRFSIRFPDNHKLSEARAQQAAKIMRNAQPSLADRLTSKGMGYAEPIVPNDSKENRAINRRIDIHIR
- the tssC gene encoding type VI secretion system contractile sheath large subunit codes for the protein MTEQETTSGIEKEAQVLEPDDFASLLQKEFKPKSDRAKDEVESAVRTLAEYVLKDTNLVSSNAVNTIEAIKAAIDQKLTEQINQILHHPDFQQLEGAWRGLHHLINNTETDEMLKIRVLNISKNELSKTLKKFKGVRWDQSPIFKKIYGEGLDLLGGEPFGCLVGDYFFDHSSQDVELLGEMAKIAAASHSPFISGAAESVMQMSDWKELMDPADLSKRFEGADYAEWRALRESEDSRYIGLAMPRFLARRPYGAKAEPVERFDFEEDTEGADSGKYCWANSAYAMATNITRSFKLYGWCSRIRGVEAGGAVEGLPVHSFPTDDGGVDMKCPTEIAIGQRREAELAKLGFMPLLHKQNSNFAAFIGAQSLQKPFEYDDPDATANANLSARLPYLFACCRFAHYLKAIVYNKVGTFKEADDMQRWLNKWIMQYVVGNPASAGEREKCRKPLAAAEIKVEEVEGNPGYYTSTFHLRPHYQLEGLTVSLRLVSKLPSGKT